One window from the genome of Candidatus Didemnitutus sp. encodes:
- a CDS encoding TonB-dependent receptor, translated as MLFRRLARSVWLLLLVLLHAAGASLGATTPPADFAIPAGPAHERLKLAAQQGNVEVLISTDVPQSATTRAVRGRLTPEEALTRMLEDTPFAAVPVSGGHAFGILRKSPRPAPRGDGDTNQSGSSTQPLSSMDTSPATPRKTWLSAALSAVASFAFAAPPPLTAQEKATETVVTLNPFEVRAPGESNLWTVNQSSGGTRVAVPIKELPFSLDVLTTRFMDDFIVSDLGEVLSQVGNVSGLESYTGAGSGNSIRGFSQYYQLRNGFYRNGVIDKTLVSRVEVIKGPYAAIYGRGEPGGVINYISKRPVFGQNSGKALVEAGGNRTGRVQLEHNLALGRRTALLLAGSYAERDFDQMFTYERTRNFGAVLRTLLTDRTELLLEYEHMFRRNNRGRPVIDVRIDGVDPTDGTRNKYTGEFAYDFMAKYGWVNTLGPTTYSDRQLDTVNLTLIHQFSSDVSLRVAYNDSRTTQDYDYTAFGGSTILVNPTTHEFTRWNTVAAPFWRQLPSDVKNLQADLTVNFDTGPVKHSTLFTFDYSNQIDGRVSERAARGVATDVHTVTYTGAVPNYTNDAGSLHGPRTSPIPAFNTSISRWATPQYYTWLQENRSLDYDISGVFLMHRARFLNDKILAMAGGRYDTAKTVITDRLSPDKTTVTGQTQSRVDDFTYNVGLNYYATPTTVLYGSHSTSFNPKGDVYSNTGKPMPNERGDGWEVGFRTQLLKERFDVGASYFHIERQNVRIANPDFDSAVDNPAQKPQFIAGGLDRSKGYEFYANGKVTDAFSLRVSAGTVDARHIKSLDAWKQGLHLVRTPEWNYAVGANYRVRTGPLKGLSLNAAYRAQSGYRLMDQTPSAVDQRINLRAEEGGILDLAAGYNWKTGTRLKHTIRFAVKNALDDIFIEGSGYFTLGRQFTSSYTLEY; from the coding sequence ATGCTGTTCCGGCGTCTCGCGCGCTCCGTCTGGCTGCTGCTCCTCGTGCTGCTGCACGCGGCGGGCGCGAGCTTGGGCGCGACGACACCGCCCGCGGACTTTGCGATCCCGGCGGGCCCGGCGCACGAGCGGCTCAAGCTCGCCGCGCAGCAAGGCAACGTCGAGGTGTTGATCTCGACCGACGTGCCGCAGTCCGCGACGACGCGCGCGGTGCGCGGACGCCTGACGCCCGAGGAGGCTTTGACCCGCATGCTCGAGGACACCCCGTTCGCGGCCGTCCCGGTTAGCGGCGGCCACGCGTTCGGCATCCTCCGCAAATCGCCGCGACCCGCCCCGCGAGGCGACGGCGACACCAATCAATCCGGCTCCTCTACCCAACCCCTTTCTTCGATGGACACCTCACCCGCCACCCCGCGGAAAACCTGGCTCTCAGCTGCGCTCAGCGCGGTCGCCTCATTCGCTTTCGCCGCCCCACCCCCGCTCACCGCCCAGGAAAAAGCGACGGAAACCGTCGTCACGCTCAACCCGTTCGAGGTGCGCGCCCCCGGCGAATCCAACCTCTGGACCGTCAACCAATCCTCCGGCGGCACGCGCGTCGCCGTGCCGATCAAGGAGCTGCCCTTCTCGCTCGATGTGCTCACGACGCGCTTCATGGACGATTTCATCGTCAGCGATCTCGGCGAAGTGCTCTCGCAGGTCGGCAACGTCTCCGGCCTCGAGTCCTACACCGGCGCCGGCTCGGGCAACTCCATCCGCGGCTTTTCCCAATATTACCAGCTGCGCAACGGCTTTTATCGCAACGGCGTCATCGACAAGACGCTCGTCTCCCGCGTCGAAGTCATCAAGGGCCCCTACGCCGCCATCTACGGCCGCGGCGAGCCCGGCGGCGTGATCAACTACATCTCCAAGCGCCCCGTCTTCGGCCAGAATTCCGGCAAGGCGCTCGTTGAAGCCGGCGGGAACCGCACCGGCCGCGTCCAGCTCGAGCACAACCTCGCGCTCGGCCGCCGCACCGCGCTCCTGCTCGCCGGCTCCTACGCCGAACGCGATTTCGACCAGATGTTCACCTACGAGCGCACGCGCAACTTCGGCGCCGTGTTGCGCACGCTCCTCACCGATCGCACCGAGCTGCTCCTCGAATACGAGCACATGTTCCGCCGCAACAACCGCGGCCGCCCCGTCATCGACGTTCGCATCGACGGCGTCGATCCCACCGATGGCACGCGCAACAAATACACCGGCGAATTCGCCTACGACTTCATGGCCAAATACGGCTGGGTAAACACGCTCGGCCCCACGACCTACAGCGACCGCCAGCTCGACACCGTCAACCTCACGCTCATCCACCAGTTCTCCTCCGACGTCAGCCTGCGCGTCGCCTACAACGACTCCCGGACCACGCAGGACTACGACTACACGGCCTTCGGCGGCTCCACGATTCTCGTCAACCCGACGACCCACGAATTCACCCGCTGGAACACCGTCGCCGCTCCCTTCTGGCGCCAGTTGCCCTCCGACGTGAAAAATCTCCAAGCCGACCTCACGGTGAACTTCGACACCGGCCCCGTGAAACACTCGACGCTCTTCACCTTCGACTATTCGAACCAGATCGACGGCCGCGTTTCTGAGCGCGCCGCGCGCGGCGTCGCCACCGACGTCCACACCGTCACCTACACCGGCGCCGTGCCCAACTACACCAATGACGCCGGCTCGCTCCACGGCCCGCGCACCAGTCCGATCCCGGCGTTCAACACCTCCATCAGCCGCTGGGCCACGCCGCAGTATTACACCTGGCTCCAGGAAAACCGCAGCCTCGACTACGACATCTCCGGCGTGTTCCTCATGCACCGCGCGCGCTTCCTCAACGACAAGATCCTCGCCATGGCCGGCGGCCGCTACGACACCGCGAAGACCGTCATCACCGATCGCCTCAGTCCCGACAAAACCACCGTCACCGGCCAAACGCAGTCCCGCGTCGACGACTTCACCTATAACGTCGGCCTGAACTACTACGCCACACCCACCACTGTCCTCTACGGCTCGCACTCCACCTCGTTCAACCCCAAGGGCGACGTCTACTCGAACACCGGCAAGCCCATGCCCAACGAACGCGGCGACGGCTGGGAAGTCGGCTTCCGCACCCAGCTGCTCAAGGAGCGGTTCGACGTCGGCGCGAGCTACTTCCACATCGAACGCCAGAACGTCCGCATCGCGAACCCCGACTTCGACAGTGCCGTCGATAATCCCGCGCAGAAACCGCAATTCATCGCCGGCGGCCTCGACCGCTCGAAGGGCTACGAGTTCTACGCCAACGGCAAAGTCACCGACGCGTTTTCGCTCCGCGTCTCCGCCGGCACAGTCGACGCCCGGCACATCAAGAGCCTCGACGCGTGGAAGCAGGGCCTGCACCTCGTCCGCACGCCGGAGTGGAACTACGCCGTCGGCGCCAACTACCGCGTGCGCACCGGTCCGCTGAAAGGCCTGAGCCTGAACGCCGCCTACCGCGCGCAGAGCGGCTATCGCCTCATGGACCAGACGCCGTCCGCGGTCGATCAACGCATCAACCTGCGCGCGGAGGAAGGCGGCATTCTGGATCTCGCCGCCGGCTACAACTGGAAAACCGGCACGCGCCTGAAGCACACGATCCGCTTCGCCGTGAAGAACGCCCTCGACGACATCTTCATCGAAGGCAGCGGCTACTTCACGCTCGGCCGCCAGTTCACCAGCTCCTACACGCTCGAATACTGA
- a CDS encoding SGNH/GDSL hydrolase family protein, with product MHRLRFFLRLLLLGCATTALRSAESHESPDASESTPPTEPPGLVWHRTADWGVEGRALPDAKRLRWFDRLPAAAQSRVTDKVWKLSRDSAGMLVRFRTDASTLWADYTLLRGPNAGANQTAIGASGLDLYARDDTGHWRWVSVTRPTSQHIRQELVSGLATGAREYALYLPLRNGVEELTIGIPPDAKFEGLPPRATKPIVFYGTSITHGASASRPGMTHVAILGRRLDRPVMNFGFSGNGRMDAAVGEVLTQIDAAIYVIDCLPNMNPASVREKCLPLVRQLRTAHPDTPIVLVEDRRKPNVWILPARDRFHSENHAALRECFEALQREGITDLYYLPGDDLLGDDAEATTDGSHPSDLGFVRQADAFEPLLRKILGP from the coding sequence ATGCACCGCCTCCGCTTCTTTCTTCGTCTCCTGCTGCTCGGTTGCGCCACGACAGCTCTTCGCAGCGCTGAGTCGCACGAATCTCCCGATGCCTCCGAGTCCACTCCGCCCACCGAACCACCCGGTCTCGTTTGGCACCGCACTGCCGATTGGGGCGTCGAAGGTCGCGCACTCCCGGACGCCAAGCGCCTCCGCTGGTTCGATCGGCTGCCCGCCGCCGCGCAAAGCCGCGTCACCGATAAGGTCTGGAAACTCAGCCGCGACAGCGCCGGCATGCTCGTGCGCTTCCGCACCGATGCGTCCACGCTCTGGGCCGACTACACGCTGCTGCGCGGTCCCAACGCCGGCGCCAACCAAACCGCCATCGGCGCGAGCGGTCTCGACCTCTACGCGCGTGACGACACCGGCCACTGGCGCTGGGTCAGCGTCACGCGCCCGACCAGCCAACACATCCGCCAGGAACTCGTCAGCGGCCTCGCGACCGGCGCGCGCGAATACGCGCTCTACCTGCCGCTCCGCAACGGCGTGGAAGAACTCACCATCGGCATCCCACCCGACGCGAAGTTCGAAGGCCTGCCTCCGCGCGCGACGAAGCCGATCGTCTTCTACGGCACCTCCATCACGCACGGCGCCAGCGCCTCGCGTCCGGGCATGACGCACGTCGCCATCCTCGGCCGGCGCCTCGACCGCCCCGTGATGAACTTCGGTTTCTCCGGCAACGGCCGCATGGACGCCGCCGTCGGCGAGGTTCTCACCCAAATCGACGCCGCGATCTACGTCATCGACTGCCTGCCGAACATGAACCCCGCCTCCGTCCGCGAGAAGTGCCTGCCGCTCGTCCGCCAGCTCCGCACCGCACATCCGGACACGCCCATCGTGCTCGTCGAGGATCGCCGCAAACCCAACGTCTGGATTCTCCCCGCGCGCGATCGCTTTCACTCGGAAAACCACGCCGCGCTGCGCGAATGCTTCGAAGCGCTCCAGCGCGAAGGCATCACCGATCTCTATTATCTGCCGGGTGACGATCTGCTCGGCGACGACGCCGAAGCCACCACCGACGGCTCGCACCCGAGCGATCTTGGCTTCGTTCGCCAAGCCGACGCCTTCGAGCCGCTCTTGCGCAAAATTCTCGGCCCGTAG